CCCGATGAAACGGACGAAAGCCGGTCTCGACCCCGCCGGAACGTCGAGTTCGTTCTCAGTCGGTCGGCTGCCGAAGACCTCCGGATCGACGCCGACGGCATCGAGGACGCGCGAGCGTTCCTCGAGGAGACGGATTTCGAGACCGAGTCTGTCGTCGTCGAGCAGCGGCCGATCGAGGACTGCTACCGCCGACACGTGCTGGGCGTCCGGGCCGAGGCCGACGAATTCCGGACCCGGTACTGTCGAACACTGCGGTCGCCGACCACCCCCTGCGAGGCCGACCGCACGGTTATGGAGGCGATCTTTCTCCGGATCCGGCGGAGCTACGATGACCGCCCCTCGAGTCGCGGGAGCAGCGAGAGCGGTTCCTGTCCGGAATCGGCGCTCGAGACGGGTGAAAACGCGATCGACGTCGAGGTGACGGGCCGATGACGGACGGCCCGTTCGACCGACGGCACGTCCTCGCGGGGTTCGGGACGGCTGCCGGAGTCGCCGTCGCCGGCTGTAGCGACCTGCCGTGGAACGACGCGGAGTCGACGGCGACGACGTTCTCCCGGACCGAGATCGATCCGATCCTGACTGGATCGGTTCCGGACGTCTATCGCCCGGCTCCGGTCGAACCCGCAGCGAGCGCGCTCGAGGACGCACGGTCGCGAATCGACGAGGTTCTGGAACCCGTTTCGGACACCGTCGACCCCGACGACGTCCCGAACGGCGTCGTGCGAGCGTCGATCGCCGACCGTCGCGACAGCGCGCTCGAAGCCCGGGACGAAACGGTCGACGCGCCCGCTGACGAACGGTACCGGGCACTGCGGACGAGTCGGGAGGCCCGCGAGGACGCCCGGGCGTCGGCGACGGCGCTGGCCGCGATCGAAGCCGACCGCGAGTCGCTGCTGGCGGAGCTCGACGACGAGCGGGCCACGGTCCGATCGACGGTTACGGAACGCCTCGAGGACGTCGACTACCGCGGCGAGGACGGCGACGACGGCAGACTCCGGGCCGCGTTGCTGTTTGCGGCCCGCGAGAACGACCTCGAGACGGCGGCCCGCCGCGTCGAGCGCTGGGACGTCGACGCCACCACGGACGTCGTCGACCTCGGGAGCGAGGCCGGCGACCTCGAGTTCGCTGCGGCGACGACGTCCGTCTGGGACCACCTCTTCGAGCGATACGCAGACGAGACTGGGGAGCGGATCGATCTCGAACCCGTCTTCGCCGACGCGCTCGAAAAGTCCCTCGAGCGCGCGACCGACGTCTCGCTCCCCGACCAGGGCGAGGACGACTGGCTCGCCACACTCGTCGACCGCGAGGTCGAGCAGGGGTTCGACCAGACGGTTCTCTGGGACGCGGTCAGGCCGGTGTACAGCGCCCGAGAGCAGCTACAGGACGCGGTCGACGACGATCGGCTCGGCACGGGGCTGGCGGCCGCGCTCCGGTTCGAAGGAGCGTTCCGGGCGTTCGAACTCGTTCGCGAGCGGTTCGAGGACGGCAAACTCGCTTCGCCCGAGTCGATCGAGGAGATACGGGCACAGCGGACGGCGGCTGTCTCGGCGGCCGAATCGGTACGCGGCGACGGTACGGGCCCATCGCTCGGCGCCGACGTCCTCGCGAAGACGGTCCGCTCGCTCGAGCGGGCCGACGACACACTGCGTCGGAGGGCCGACGGCGATCCCGAGGCGAACGTCACGCTCGGCAGCGAGTACAACGAGTACGTCCGCCTGGAGGCCCGGTTCGAGACGCTCCCGGACGCGATCGCGGCGTTTCGCGGACGGTTGCTCGAGGACTGACGACGGGACGAGACGCCGGATCGCTGCGGGATCCAGACGGCTTTACTACCCCGGGTGCGAAGCCTCGAGCAACGAATGACCCTGACCAAACGCGTCATCCCGTGTATCGACGTCGACCTCGACGAGGACGGGAACCCGGCGGTCTACACCGGCGTCCACTTCGAGGACCTCGAGTACACCGGCGATCCCGTCGAGATGGCCAAGGCGTACAACGAGTCCGGCGCCGACGAGTTCGTCTTCCTCGATATCACCGCCTCGGCGGAGGGCCGCGAGACGATGCTCGACGTCGTCCGCGACGTCGCCGACGAGGTCTTCATTCCGCTGACCGTCGGCGGAGGGATCCGCACCACCGACGATATCAAGGAGACGCTGCGGGCTGGCGCGGACAAGGTCTCGATCACCACCGGCGCCCTGGAGCGTCCCGAACTCATCACCGAGGGCGCCCGCGCGTTCGGCAGCCAGTGTATCGTCATCAGCGTCGACGCCAGACGGCGCTTCGACCGCGAGGGCGAACACTACGTCGAGGTCGACGGTGAGTCCTGCTGGTTCGAGTGCACCAAGAAGGGCGGCCGCGAGGGGACCGGGATCGACGTCCTCGAGTGGGCCCGGGAGGCCGAACAGCGCGGCGCCGGCGAGCTGTTCGTCAACTCGATCGACAAGGACGGCACCAAGGACGGCTACGATATCCCGCTGACGGAGGCGGTCTGTGAGACCGTCGACACGCCGGTGATCGCGTCCTCGGGCTGTGGCGGCCCCGAGGACCTCTACGAGGTGTTCACCGAGGCCGGCGCCGACGCGGGGCTTGCGGCCTCGATCTTCCACTTCGACGAGCACTCGATCCAGGAGTGCAAGGAGTATCTGGACGAGCGGGGCGTTCCGGTTCGGCTCTGAGCTGACAGGTCGGCTACGGATCGCTCCCGTCCATGGCGCCCCACGAGACAGTCGAGCCGATCGCGATCTCGAGGACGGGTCGTGTCGCAAGGTCGTGATCGGCGTACTGCTCGTACTTCGCCTCGAGGACGCGGACGGCCTCGGCGTGCGTCCTCGCGTCCGGCTCGAGGACCGTCGCTCGGCCCCGGACCTGTACCCACGCGAGCCGGGACCAGTCTTCGGCGTACCGGTCGACGACCACGGCGACCAGAGGGGTCGACCGAACGTTTCGAACGCGACGGAGCTCCCGGGTAGCCTTGGGTTTCTCGTCGATCGCGGAGACGAGTCGCGACCCGTCGCGGAGCGCGTAACAGATCGGAACGGCGTGTGGCCGTCCGTCGCCGTCGACCGTCGCCAGCCGTCCGACGCGGGACCGCTCGAGAAACGCCCGTTCTGACGGTTTCATACACCGAGGACGTCGGCGGCGTCGAAAAGCTGTTCCCGTGGGGTTCGGAGACGACCCCGCGATCCAGTACGCTTATCTCGTCGCAGTCGTGCTCTTCTACCAGTGAAGTGGCGGTGTACCTGGTGTGGGGAACCACACGAAGAGAACGACCCCCCGTGTCGCGAGTGCGGGCACAACAGCTTCGAGAAGGCGGTCGTCCGGGCGGACGAAACCGAGGCGGAGCCGACGCGCACGGAGACCGTCGACACCGGGACGACGTACGTCTGGCGCTGTCAGGACTGCGGCCGGGATCACGTGAAGAACAACCCCCCGTGTTCGCGCTGTAACGGCCACGACCTCCGAAAGGTCGAGCAGCGCTACGACGACGTCGATCGCGAGCTCGAGGTCCCGGGCTGGCTCGACGTGGCGAAACCCTACCTGCCGGTGTTCGCCGTGCTCGGCGTCGTCGTCGTGCTTTTCGCGACGGGGATCATCTCGCCGTCGATACTGCCGGGACTGGGCTCGCCCTCGCCGCCCGACGCGCCGGGCGAGGGTGCCGAGGCGGCCGGGATCGACCTCGCCGAGACCGAGCGGCTGGTCCACGACCGCCTCGAGGACGACCGAACCGACGCCACCAGCGCGTACGACGACGACCTCGCCGCGTTCGCGGAGTACCAGAACCGCGCGTTCGTCGCCCAGGAGTACGCCGACGCCGAGCCCGACCCGGCCGAGCCCGGCGAGTTCGGCGTCGACTGCGAGGCGGAGTTCGTGTTCGTCCCGTTCGCGATGGAGTCCTCGATCGACGACTACGACAGTGAGGCCGCGCTGGCCGAGGACGTCGCGGCCGCGCTGGCAAGCACCGACGACGGGGAGGCCGTCCTCGCCGGACCGCCCGGCGAGGGGATCGACGTCCACGTCGTCGAGGGGACGATCCACGTCGTCTACGCGGCCTGCTGAGGGTCCGAAAAAGGAGCGACCGAGGGAACGGTCGATTACGCAGCCGCTTCGAACGCCTCGCGGAAGGTGATCGCCTTCTCGCGAACGTCGGCCGCACCTTCCTCCAGGACCTCGAGGGGATCGGCGCCGCCCTCGGTCTTGATCGTCAGGATCGGCTCGGTCTGGCCGCCGGACTGTTCCGGGTTGACGTCGTAGGTCGCCGCGCTGATGTCCTCGTGCTCTAGGAGTGCGCCCTTGAGAACGTTCATGAACGTGTGGTCCTCGCCGGCGATCTCGATCGAGAGTTCGTCCTCGCTGCTCTCGGTGACCCGCAGTTCCATACCCGCTAGTGGGGTCGTCGGTCGCTTGTACCTTTCCTTTTCGGCCCCGTTTCGGCGACGGCAACAACCCCTATACGGGCGCGGTCGAATCACGAGGTATGGATCCGGTCGCGGTCAGTTTCGGCCTCGTCGTGCTGGCGGTACTGCTGGGTTCGGTAGCGGTCGTCAGACTGCTCTCCCGGCCGGAACGGCCCTGGAGCGCGGTCGCGCGGGAACGGCTCGTCTGGGGCGTGCCGTGGGGATCGATCCTCGTCCTCGTCGGAGTCTGCTGTGTCTATCTGTTCGTTCAGGACGGGATCACCGACTTCACCGATCCCGTCACGATCCCCTACCGTGCCTGGTCGTACTTCTCCCCGCTGGGAATGCTCACGGCGTCGTTCGCCCACGCCGACGCGGGTCATCTGCTCGGCAACCTGGTCGGCGCCGCCGTTGCCGCACCGATCGCCGAGTACGCCTGGGGACACTACCCCGAGGACGACGGCGCGGGCTCGCGGCTTGCCGACCCGCGGGTGCGAGCGCTGGTCGTGTTCCCCGCCGTCGTTGTCGCCGTCGGACTGACGACCAGCCTCTTCGCGCTCGGTCCCGTGATCGGCTTCTCGGGAGTCGTCTTCGCGTTCGCCGGCTTCGCGATCGTCCACTACCCGATCGCGACCCTCGTCGCCACGGTCGGGCTCCAGGGAGCCCTGTTGACGGTGCTCGAGGCCCTCCAGCGGCCGATCGGCGTCTACGTCGCCGAGGCGAGCCCCCCGGGGCCGCCGTCGTGGGCGACGATCGCGATCCAGGGCCACGGCCTGGGCTTCTTTATCGGCCTCGTGCTCGGCATCCTGGTGCTCCGGCGCCGGAGCCGGTCTCCGAACCCGCTTCACCTCTGGCTCGCCGTCGTCCTCTTCGGCTTCGCCAAGTCACTGTGGGCGATCTACTGGTTCGGCGGCGAGAACACGTTCGTCCTGCTGCGGGGGCCCGGCGTCGTCGTCGTCGCAGTGCTGTCGGTCGTCGTCACGGTGGCGGTGACAGGCTCCGAGCGAGCGCTGGTGCCACGGTGGCTCCGGCGGGAGGGTGAGTCGATCGAGCGGCCGACCGCCGAGCGCGTCCTCGAACTCGCTCGGGGCTCGGGTCGGACCGATGGCGGCGCCTCACGGGGACTCGGCCGGGTCGCCGAGATCGTTCGCGGGACACGCACGGGCGAGAGCGAGCCGCGCTACCACCGGTACGCGGCGTTTCTGTGCGTGTTGCTCGTCACCGCCTCCCTGATGGGGGTCGCCGTCCCGACGAACGTCCTCGTCGTCGAGTCGGAGACGACCGGGGACGCGACCGTCGAGATCGAGGGTTACACCGTTACCTACGAGGAGAGCGCCCAGAACCAGCTCGTCTCGCCCGTTGCGGTCGGCCCGCTCGAGGACGCCGTCGCGATGGAGTCGAGCGGGGTGATCGTCTCGAGCGACCAGCGCCAGATCTGGTTCGACGCGGCGACGAGCCAGCAGCTCGCGTTCAGCGGCGAGGAGACGGTGACCGTCGGCGGCCCCGGCTGGCGAGAGTCGGTTACCGTCGATCGAACCGGCTGGGAGCCCGTCGGCAACGAGACGGTCTACCAGGTCTGGATCGAGGGCGGCGACGAGGACCGCCAGCTCGCCCACGAGTCGAACGCCTCCACCGCCGACGTCCGTATCGACGACCGAACCGTGACCGTCGCGAGCGAGGACGGCGAGTACGTCCTCGAGGTCGCAAGCGAGGAGGCGGCCGAGACGGCAACCGCGACGGTTCCGGCCGAAAACGAGTCGACCGAGGCGGGCGGGCTCGCGTTCGAGCACGACGACGGGACCGTGTACGCGGTCTCGAACGGCACCGAGGTCGCGGTCGCGGCCGAGGAGACCTACAACTAGGCCCACTCGATGCGGAACAGTTCGGCCGCGAGCGTGGTCTCGTCCTCGGTGTGGAAGTCGAAGCGGTTCTCGATGGGAAACTCGGTCCGGAAGGCGTGAGTGACGGTGGCGCCCGCGTCGGCGACGAAGGAGTCGACGAAGGATTGGCTTCCCTCGTTGTGGATCGTGTACGAGACCGTGCCGACCGCTCGGGCGGCCTCGAGGAAGGCGCGATCGGCGTGGCGGTTGCCCCGCTGGGCGCCGAAGGGCGGGTTCGAGACGACGGTCGCCGACGAGGGGGCCAGCGGCGGTCGCCGGGCGTCGCCGCGGAGCCAGTCGATTCGGTCGGCGACGTCGACCCGCCGAGCGTTCTCGCGGGCCAGCGCGAGCGCGTCGGGATCGACGTCGACGCCGACGACCCGGTCCGCGCCCGCCAGCGCGGCGCCGACCGCGAGCATTCCCGTTCCGGTACCCAGGTCGATCACTCGCCGGTCGAGATCGTCCTGGAGCCCCGCGAGGTGACAGAGGTGAGCGGCGATCTCCGGCGGGGTCAGGTACTGTTCGAGCGACGCCGACGGCTCGGCGAAATCGGACAGCGACTCGAGTCGGCGAGCGAGCGTTCGCCGCGACGGGCCGGACATTACGCCGGCGTCAGCGCTCGAGGGTAATGGGTGCGTCGAGTTCGAGTTCGATCCCCTCCCGTTCCGCGCGCTCGGCACAGGCCGCGAGCGCGGGTCGGACCTTCTCGGCGTTCGCGACGGTGTCTGCCGACACCGTTACTGAGTCGACACCGAGGAACGCTCCTGCGCGGACGTAGCTCCGGATGCGGTCGGCCTCTTCCTGGGTGGCCAGCGAGCAGTCCTCGTCGAAGCAGGTCTCGAGTGAGAGTGCGGTCGGCGAGAGCCCCTCGCCGTACAGTTCGGCTTTGAGTTCGCGGAGGTACTCGGGTGCGGTCGATTCCAGCGCCGTTGCCTCGATCGTGACGGGCGTAACGTCTGCGGGTCGACAGCGGTCGATCGGCGACTCGAGTTCGGAACCGGACGTCGTGCTCATTACGAGTACATACATAGCCTGCATACAAAAACATTTCTAATGCACAGAGGTAATACTCCCCGTCGAACGGCGACCACCAAGGTGACGAGCGACGACGGACAACGAGACGGTCGAAAAACAGCGTGCCGAGCCGGCCCGGAGCACGAACGGGCCGACTCGAAAAACGGATTCAGTGCGGAGCCAGCCCGCGGCGCCTCACTCGCTTGGCGGCGCTGCCTCCGTTTCTGGTTCGGCTGTCTCCTCGCGGTCGACGTCCTCGTCGGAGCGGGCCGCGACCAGTCCACCGCGCGCGACGCTGTACAGCGGCTCGTTGGCGTGGGAGACGCCGCTGATCGAGAACGGGATGGTCGCCTCCCGGAGGTGATCGCGGAACAGCTTCTCGAATCCGCGGGGACTCGAGGTGCCGCCGGTGACGACGACCGGGATGTCCAGCCCTTCCTCGATATCCTCCTCGTCGACCTCGCTGACGATGTTCTCGATGACGTAATCGAGCAGGTTCTCGTAGTAGATCGCCAGCGCGCCCTCGACTCCGCCGACGTCGGTCGTGAAGTCGAGCTCGAAGTCGTCCTCCTTGATCGAGGTGACCTTGTCGACCGGCGTCCCGGTCGCGCGGGCGGCCTGCTCGTCGATCCAGTCCCCGCCGCGGGCGACCGAGAACTTCATCACCGGGACCGCGTAGTACGCCAGACAGACGTTCGTCATGCCGGCGCCGAAGCTGATCCCCAGCCCGGTGAAGTTGTTGTCCGCGAGCTCGCTGTAGATGACCGACATCCCCTCGTTGATGGGTTCGGCGTCGTACCCCATATCGTCGAGGAACGATTCGATCGTCTTCTGGTGGTATAGCGTCGAGAGCTCCGAGTCGATCGGATCCGCGGGCGTCGAGAAGTACACCTTCTCGTCGGGGCGGTCGGGTTCGCCGACGACCTGCTGGATGATGAGTTTCATCATCGGGATCGCGCTCTGCTCGTCGTTCGAGAGGATCCCGTGTTTCATCGGGCGACGGGTCTCCTTGTTGAAGATGTTCGCGAAGTTCAACGCGTCGTCGCCGACGACGTACACCTTGTCGTCCTTCCGGATGTGGAGCACGTCGCTCCGGGCGAGCATCTGCTCGGCCATATCCGAGTACTCGATCTCCACGAAGGAGTTGCGTTGCTGTACGAACACCGTGTCGTTTCCGTCCTGCTGTGCCGACAGGATGTTCATCGTGCCGACGTCTAGGCCTTTGGCCATACCGCCAAACGTACCTATCGGGTTATAAGTTTAATGGCAAGAATATATTTATTTATGAAATGTGGAGGGCAGCGAGAAGTGGCGGGTTACGATCGATCGAACAGCGCACGGACGCGAGTGCCCATTCTGCCGAGGACGCCGTCGGCGCCGTCATCGGACCGGCTTCGCTCTTCGCGTCGCTGCTCTCGAAGTTCGGTCAGCTTCGCCGTCTGGTCGTCGACGGTCGAGTTCGAGGCGGTGGTCGAGGTCTCCCGCCCCTGGAGTCCTTTCAGTCCCGCAACCTGTTCGTCGACCCCTGACAGCCGGGTCGTCGTCGTCCCCTCATCCGGGTCCATCGAGACGTCGTCGAACCCGTCGTCGTCGAACTCCAGACGCTTCGTGTCGGTCTTCTCAACGCCGCCCCAGGAGAGCTCGACGCTCGCCATCGCCTCGTCGATGTCCTCGCGGATGTCGGCCATCGAGAGTCCGTCGTCCGCGTCGGCGTCGGCGTCCTCGGCTGTGGCCGGTTCGGCCCGGCTCGCGAGTTCGAGGTAGTGAGCGACCAGCGCGGCGCCCGTCGCGGCGACGAGGCCGGTGAGCCCGACTGCGTACGTCGTGACGACCTCGACGGTGTAGTCGACGTCGCCGACGAAATACCAGTTGCGGGGGTACGCATAGAGGAAGCCGGCGACTGCGAGGACGGCGACCATCGCGCCCCCGACCGCACCGTACAGCGTCCGACGGTCGGAGGGCAACAGGACGACCACGCCCAGCATCGTCGCGGGTAGCGACAACAACCCCAGCGCGTACGCCGGCTGGAGCAGGTCGTAGTAGGCGCTCTCGAGGGTTCGGGCCTCGTAGGTGCTGCCCCACAGGAACAGTAGCAGGGCGGTCACTCCGATTCCGATCCCGCCGAAAAAGAGGGCGAATCCGGCGTAGACGTCGGTGTAGCCGTCGGGCTCGCCGACGTACTGTCGGTAGAGGTCGACGAGGTAGCCATCGGGAGGCTGTTCCGTTGTCATGCCCCGCTGATTTTTACTCCATCACCATGACTTTTTGGATAGTATATGTGTGAAGAAGAGACTGTATCGGTTACGAATACTCTCGGAGCCAGCCCGCGAAGCGCCGCCGTTATACGTTCGTGGCTGTAACCGGAGACAATGAGCCAGGAGTCGGAGTACAGCGAGGGAGACCTGCGGAACGTGGGGATGAGCCTCAAGCACGACCGGGAGTGGGATTACGAACTCGAGCGGATCATCGAGGCGATCGAGGAACGGGACGCCGAGACCGTCGGCCTGCAGTTCCCCGAGGGACTGAAACGGCGCGGCCCGAAGGTCGCCGACGACCTGCGGGAGCTGGCCGACGACGACGTGACGTTCATGCTCTCGGGCCAGCCCTGTTACGGTGCCTGCGACCTCGACACCTACCTGATGAAACGGACCGACGTGTTCGTCCACTTCGGCCACTCGCCGATGAAGAACACGGACAAGGTGATCTACGTCCCGCTGTTCTCGAACGTCGAGGTCCAGCCGATCATGGAGGAGGCCCTCGATACCCTCGAGGATCCCGCCGAAACGGAGGGCGTCGGCCTCGTCACCACCGCTCAGCATATGAACCGCTACGAGGAGATGCGCGAGTTCCTCGAGGACCGGGGGTACGAGGTCCAGAGCCGTCGCGGCGACGAGCGACTCACCCACGAGGGGCAGGTGCTTGGCTGTAACTACGCCAGCGCCGACGTCCCCGCCGACCAGGTGCTGTACGTCGGCGGCGGGAAGTTCCACCCGCTCGGACTGGCGATGGAACACCCTGAGAAACACGTCGTCATCGCCGACCCCGTCAACAACGTCGTCACGGTCGCCGATACCGAAAAATTCCTGAAACAGCGCTACGCCTCGGTCCACAAGGCGATGGACGCCCAGAAGTGGGGCGTCATCTTCTGTACAAAGATCGGCCAGGGGCGCTGGGATCAGGCCCAGGAGATCCTGGCAGACAACGACGACGCCTACCTCATCACGATGGACGAGGTCACGCCCGACCGCTTACGAAACTTCGACATGGACGCGTTCGTCAACACCGGCTGTCCGCGGATCACGACCGACGACGGCCCGCAGTTCCACAAGCCAATGCTCACCCCCGGCGAGTACGAGATCGCCGTCGGCAACAAACCGCTCGAGGACCTCTCCTTCGACACCTTCCACGGCACCTGGTAGGGTCGGCGTCCGAGACCGTCGCGGACCGACCCGCTCGACCCCGCAGTCGTCCGCGGTGTCCCGTCCGCTACCCGAGGACGCGACGTGTCGTCACTCCTCGTCGGTGTCCTTCTCCGCCTTCCCGTCCGACACCTCGTCGGCTCGAGTCTGGGTCAGGAACTCGTAGCGCCGGCAGACGTCGTCCCAGTCGACGACGTTCCACCACTCCTCGACGTAGCTTCCGCGCTCGTTCTCGTACTGGAGGTAGTAGGCGTGCTCCCAGACGTCCAGCGTCAGAATCGGGATCGCACCCTGGTGGGCGAGCCCGTTCTGGGACTCGATCTGGCCGATCACCAGCAGGTCGGCGACCGGTTCGTAAAACAGCATCGCCCACCCGTTGCTCTCGACGTTTTCGGCCGCGGCGGTGAACTCCTCGCGGAACGCCTCGAACGACCCGAACTGCTCGTCGATTGCGGCCCCGAGCTCGCCGTCCGGTTCGCCACCGCCGTCGGGACTCATGTTCTGCCAGAAGATGGTGTGGTTAATATGCCCCGAGAGATTGAACGAGAAGTCTCGCTTCGCGGCCTTGACGTCCTCGTAGTCGCCCTCCGAGCGCATCTCCTCGAACGTATCGAGAGCGGCGTTGGCGCCGTCGACGTACCCCTGGTGGTGGACGCTGTGGTGGAGCTCCATGATCCGTTCGTCGATGTGGGGCTCGAGCGCGTCGTACTCGTAGGGGAGTTCGGGAAGCGCGTACCGGCCGTCCTCGACGGCACCGTACCCCTCGACGTCACCGTTGTCGCCGGCGCCGGCCGCCGACGTCGAGCCGATCAGCGCGAACCCGGCGAGTCCGCCGACAGTCTGGAGTACGTCGCGTCGCTGTCCGGTCGGGAGGATCGAGTCGTTCGACATACGGGAGTCACACTAACGCGGCGTCGAATCAAGATTCACCCGGAAATAGAAGGCCCCGTAATTAATACTGGACTGTGGTCGAATCAATCGCCGAGCGAATCGACTCAACCGAGCCGTTGATCGGTTCTCGCCGAGAGACACAACACTTACCCAGCCGGTTCGCACATCCTCGAGTATGCCAACCAGCGACTGGGACGACTGGCTCGTCCGCGATATCGAGGACGCCGCCCCCGACGGGGTCGCCGTCTGGTATCTCGGCTGTAACGGGTTCGTGCTCAAGGGCAGCGACGACACGACGATCTTCATCGATCCGTACGTCGGGCTGGGCGATCCGCCCCGAACGGTTCGGATGATCCCGGTTCCGTTCGACCCCGAGGACGTCGCCGAAGCCGACGCCGTCCTCGCGACCCACGAACACACCGACCACGTCCACGGCCCGAGCCAGGCGCCGATCCTCGAGAACACGGACGCGACGTTCTACGCGCCCGACGACAGCCTGGCGGTCGCCCGCGAGGACGAGGCCTGGCCCGAGGAGTACGACCTCGCGGACGATCAGCTCGTCGAGACCGAAGCGGGCGAGACGATCGAGATCGGCGAGTTTACGGTACACGTCGAGACGGCTCACGACCCCGACGCGAGCCACCCCGTCAGCTACGTCGTCGAACACGAGGCCGGGACTGTCTTCCACGGCGGCGACACGAAACCCACCGACGAGTTCGAACGGCTCGGCTCGACGTACGACATCGATCTCG
This genomic window from Natronococcus occultus SP4 contains:
- a CDS encoding superoxide dismutase — its product is MSNDSILPTGQRRDVLQTVGGLAGFALIGSTSAAGAGDNGDVEGYGAVEDGRYALPELPYEYDALEPHIDERIMELHHSVHHQGYVDGANAALDTFEEMRSEGDYEDVKAAKRDFSFNLSGHINHTIFWQNMSPDGGGEPDGELGAAIDEQFGSFEAFREEFTAAAENVESNGWAMLFYEPVADLLVIGQIESQNGLAHQGAIPILTLDVWEHAYYLQYENERGSYVEEWWNVVDWDDVCRRYEFLTQTRADEVSDGKAEKDTDEE
- a CDS encoding DUF7139 domain-containing protein, which encodes MTTEQPPDGYLVDLYRQYVGEPDGYTDVYAGFALFFGGIGIGVTALLLFLWGSTYEARTLESAYYDLLQPAYALGLLSLPATMLGVVVLLPSDRRTLYGAVGGAMVAVLAVAGFLYAYPRNWYFVGDVDYTVEVVTTYAVGLTGLVAATGAALVAHYLELASRAEPATAEDADADADDGLSMADIREDIDEAMASVELSWGGVEKTDTKRLEFDDDGFDDVSMDPDEGTTTTRLSGVDEQVAGLKGLQGRETSTTASNSTVDDQTAKLTELREQRREERSRSDDGADGVLGRMGTRVRALFDRS
- a CDS encoding MBL fold metallo-hydrolase, whose translation is MPTSDWDDWLVRDIEDAAPDGVAVWYLGCNGFVLKGSDDTTIFIDPYVGLGDPPRTVRMIPVPFDPEDVAEADAVLATHEHTDHVHGPSQAPILENTDATFYAPDDSLAVAREDEAWPEEYDLADDQLVETEAGETIEIGEFTVHVETAHDPDASHPVSYVVEHEAGTVFHGGDTKPTDEFERLGSTYDIDLGVLAFGTVGQIPDKETREPKRTRWYNDENQIIEAAAALELEALLPSHWDMWRGLTSDPKVLHHHAKSFEYPRELELVEIGDRVDL
- a CDS encoding cell division protein FtsA, which encodes MAKGLDVGTMNILSAQQDGNDTVFVQQRNSFVEIEYSDMAEQMLARSDVLHIRKDDKVYVVGDDALNFANIFNKETRRPMKHGILSNDEQSAIPMMKLIIQQVVGEPDRPDEKVYFSTPADPIDSELSTLYHQKTIESFLDDMGYDAEPINEGMSVIYSELADNNFTGLGISFGAGMTNVCLAYYAVPVMKFSVARGGDWIDEQAARATGTPVDKVTSIKEDDFELDFTTDVGGVEGALAIYYENLLDYVIENIVSEVDEEDIEEGLDIPVVVTGGTSSPRGFEKLFRDHLREATIPFSISGVSHANEPLYSVARGGLVAARSDEDVDREETAEPETEAAPPSE
- a CDS encoding apurinic/apyrimidinic endonuclease family protein — protein: MSTTSGSELESPIDRCRPADVTPVTIEATALESTAPEYLRELKAELYGEGLSPTALSLETCFDEDCSLATQEEADRIRSYVRAGAFLGVDSVTVSADTVANAEKVRPALAACAERAEREGIELELDAPITLER
- a CDS encoding TIGR03668 family PPOX class F420-dependent oxidoreductase; the protein is MKPSERAFLERSRVGRLATVDGDGRPHAVPICYALRDGSRLVSAIDEKPKATRELRRVRNVRSTPLVAVVVDRYAEDWSRLAWVQVRGRATVLEPDARTHAEAVRVLEAKYEQYADHDLATRPVLEIAIGSTVSWGAMDGSDP
- the hisF gene encoding imidazole glycerol phosphate synthase subunit HisF; translation: MTLTKRVIPCIDVDLDEDGNPAVYTGVHFEDLEYTGDPVEMAKAYNESGADEFVFLDITASAEGRETMLDVVRDVADEVFIPLTVGGGIRTTDDIKETLRAGADKVSITTGALERPELITEGARAFGSQCIVISVDARRRFDREGEHYVEVDGESCWFECTKKGGREGTGIDVLEWAREAEQRGAGELFVNSIDKDGTKDGYDIPLTEAVCETVDTPVIASSGCGGPEDLYEVFTEAGADAGLAASIFHFDEHSIQECKEYLDERGVPVRL
- a CDS encoding rhomboid family intramembrane serine protease is translated as MDPVAVSFGLVVLAVLLGSVAVVRLLSRPERPWSAVARERLVWGVPWGSILVLVGVCCVYLFVQDGITDFTDPVTIPYRAWSYFSPLGMLTASFAHADAGHLLGNLVGAAVAAPIAEYAWGHYPEDDGAGSRLADPRVRALVVFPAVVVAVGLTTSLFALGPVIGFSGVVFAFAGFAIVHYPIATLVATVGLQGALLTVLEALQRPIGVYVAEASPPGPPSWATIAIQGHGLGFFIGLVLGILVLRRRSRSPNPLHLWLAVVLFGFAKSLWAIYWFGGENTFVLLRGPGVVVVAVLSVVVTVAVTGSERALVPRWLRREGESIERPTAERVLELARGSGRTDGGASRGLGRVAEIVRGTRTGESEPRYHRYAAFLCVLLVTASLMGVAVPTNVLVVESETTGDATVEIEGYTVTYEESAQNQLVSPVAVGPLEDAVAMESSGVIVSSDQRQIWFDAATSQQLAFSGEETVTVGGPGWRESVTVDRTGWEPVGNETVYQVWIEGGDEDRQLAHESNASTADVRIDDRTVTVASEDGEYVLEVASEEAAETATATVPAENESTEAGGLAFEHDDGTVYAVSNGTEVAVAAEETYN
- the dph2 gene encoding diphthamide biosynthesis enzyme Dph2, producing the protein MSQESEYSEGDLRNVGMSLKHDREWDYELERIIEAIEERDAETVGLQFPEGLKRRGPKVADDLRELADDDVTFMLSGQPCYGACDLDTYLMKRTDVFVHFGHSPMKNTDKVIYVPLFSNVEVQPIMEEALDTLEDPAETEGVGLVTTAQHMNRYEEMREFLEDRGYEVQSRRGDERLTHEGQVLGCNYASADVPADQVLYVGGGKFHPLGLAMEHPEKHVVIADPVNNVVTVADTEKFLKQRYASVHKAMDAQKWGVIFCTKIGQGRWDQAQEILADNDDAYLITMDEVTPDRLRNFDMDAFVNTGCPRITTDDGPQFHKPMLTPGEYEIAVGNKPLEDLSFDTFHGTW
- a CDS encoding DNA-directed RNA polymerase subunit L, with the protein product MELRVTESSEDELSIEIAGEDHTFMNVLKGALLEHEDISAATYDVNPEQSGGQTEPILTIKTEGGADPLEVLEEGAADVREKAITFREAFEAAA
- a CDS encoding METTL5 family protein, yielding MSGPSRRTLARRLESLSDFAEPSASLEQYLTPPEIAAHLCHLAGLQDDLDRRVIDLGTGTGMLAVGAALAGADRVVGVDVDPDALALARENARRVDVADRIDWLRGDARRPPLAPSSATVVSNPPFGAQRGNRHADRAFLEAARAVGTVSYTIHNEGSQSFVDSFVADAGATVTHAFRTEFPIENRFDFHTEDETTLAAELFRIEWA